The following coding sequences lie in one Deltaproteobacteria bacterium genomic window:
- a CDS encoding class I SAM-dependent methyltransferase, whose protein sequence is MIVGVVREQLQSIGEELAVPLDDAALARLLTLRDLWLRYGRAMNLVGAHDEAALLPHFGDGIATIACAMRAGIVGPTTAWLDVGSGGGFPALIVAAASPCTVTMVEPRQKRASFLELALASTVDKGGVVRARTDDPTWRKKLAERHEYADESGFSVASSRAVFAPDRWLEVGDNLVMDRGVLLAHLHAGAGLGAKREILATVTWGESQIVAVRANSRR, encoded by the coding sequence ATGATCGTGGGGGTCGTGCGCGAACAGCTGCAGAGCATCGGCGAGGAACTCGCGGTCCCGCTCGACGACGCTGCGCTCGCGCGGCTGCTGACGCTACGCGATCTGTGGCTGCGCTACGGTCGGGCGATGAACCTCGTGGGTGCCCACGACGAGGCCGCCCTGCTGCCGCACTTCGGAGACGGCATCGCGACCATCGCGTGCGCGATGCGGGCCGGGATCGTGGGACCGACGACGGCCTGGCTGGACGTCGGGTCGGGCGGCGGCTTCCCAGCGCTGATCGTTGCGGCCGCCTCGCCGTGCACGGTGACGATGGTCGAACCGCGGCAAAAGCGCGCGAGCTTCCTCGAGCTCGCACTGGCGTCGACTGTCGACAAAGGTGGGGTCGTGCGGGCCAGGACCGACGATCCCACGTGGCGTAAAAAGCTCGCCGAACGCCATGAATATGCGGATGAGAGCGGCTTTTCGGTGGCGAGTTCCCGTGCGGTCTTTGCCCCGGATCGGTGGCTCGAGGTTGGGGACAACCTGGTGATGGATCGTGGAGTGCTACTCGCGCACCTCCATGCCGGCGCGGGCCTCGGCGCGAAACGCGAGATTCTGGCCACCGTCACGTGGGGCGAGTCGCAGATTGTCGCCGTTCGCGCGAATTCTCGGCGCTGA
- a CDS encoding aminotransferase class I/II-fold pyridoxal phosphate-dependent enzyme, translating into MPRPSTLQYPAPAPMTIEARTAARLAELAAAGLARRAPAISERSGMRYRLDGREVVGLCSNDYLGLADALGPAPASVSAGAGGSRLICGDLPVHREVERTLAAMCGSEDAVLFSSGFACNVGVLPAVIDVDDTVVSDALNHASLIDGLRLSHARIDVIPHAGTPASTPYPAPPSVSWWVSESIFSMDGDRIDLAALRAHHGRGGASYVDEAHAFGLFDGGRGLLASHDESATLTIGTLSKAAGVAGAFVACSATVCRWLRSRARSFVFSTGPSPTSTAQIGLALDVLRSREGDVRRARLWSNAQRLANLLGEDDPPSPIFPLLIGDNAVTLDLATALLDLGWHVQPIRPPTVPHGTARLRITVSAAHEPAMIDAFVDDLRRALDRLQLPLRLDRGAAP; encoded by the coding sequence ATGCCACGTCCTTCGACGCTGCAGTATCCTGCGCCCGCGCCGATGACCATCGAAGCACGCACCGCCGCGCGTCTCGCCGAGCTCGCTGCGGCGGGCCTGGCCCGTCGCGCGCCGGCGATCAGCGAGCGCAGCGGCATGCGCTACCGACTCGACGGCCGCGAGGTCGTGGGCCTGTGCAGCAACGACTACCTCGGGCTCGCCGACGCCCTGGGCCCGGCGCCCGCGTCGGTGAGCGCCGGCGCCGGCGGCTCCCGCCTGATCTGCGGCGACCTGCCGGTCCACCGCGAGGTCGAGCGCACGCTCGCAGCGATGTGCGGCTCCGAAGACGCGGTGCTGTTCTCGAGCGGCTTTGCGTGCAACGTCGGCGTGCTGCCGGCGGTGATCGACGTCGACGACACGGTGGTGAGCGACGCGCTCAACCACGCCTCCCTCATCGACGGTCTTCGTCTTTCCCACGCCCGCATCGACGTGATCCCCCACGCCGGCACACCCGCGTCGACGCCCTACCCTGCGCCGCCGTCGGTGTCGTGGTGGGTGAGCGAATCGATCTTCTCGATGGACGGCGACCGCATCGATCTCGCGGCCCTGCGTGCGCATCACGGCCGCGGCGGCGCCAGCTACGTCGACGAAGCCCACGCCTTCGGCCTGTTCGACGGTGGTCGCGGCCTGCTCGCCAGCCACGACGAGTCCGCAACCCTGACCATCGGCACGTTGAGCAAGGCGGCCGGCGTCGCAGGGGCCTTCGTCGCCTGCTCCGCGACCGTCTGCCGATGGCTGCGTTCGCGCGCGCGCAGCTTCGTCTTCTCGACCGGTCCGAGCCCCACATCGACCGCGCAGATCGGCCTCGCCCTCGACGTGCTGCGCAGTCGCGAGGGCGATGTCCGCCGTGCTCGTCTGTGGTCGAACGCGCAGCGCCTCGCGAACCTGCTCGGCGAGGACGATCCGCCCTCGCCGATCTTCCCACTGCTCATCGGCGACAACGCGGTCACGCTGGATCTCGCAACCGCGCTGCTCGACCTCGGCTGGCACGTGCAGCCGATCCGACCACCGACCGTTCCCCATGGCACCGCACGCCTTCGCATCACCGTGAGCGCGGCCCACGAGCCCGCGATGATCGACGCCTTCGTCGACGACCTGCGACGGGCGCTCGATCGTCTGCAGCTCCCGCTTCGTCTCGATCGCGGCGCGGCGCCATGA
- the bioD gene encoding dethiobiotin synthase, whose product MTRRVACVGTDTGVGKTEVVCRLLRQARARGVSMLPFKPVQSGDDDPGASDAERLCAAAGRSREDAEWIAPLRYAAPLAPGIADDPTPFLRPAVLTDGLAAPLARACAAQRELLARHDPAWLLVELAGGLWVPMPGGSWQPSWITALADDVIVIARAGLGTINHCLLTIDALHALGLEPRGVILCECVAPDPSNEHNAAVITAARAIPVVGTLHHRRDDDDLLTPLLRALA is encoded by the coding sequence ATGACACGCCGCGTCGCATGCGTCGGCACCGACACCGGCGTGGGCAAGACCGAGGTCGTCTGTCGTCTGCTGCGACAGGCTCGTGCGCGCGGCGTATCGATGCTGCCGTTCAAGCCGGTGCAGAGCGGTGACGACGACCCCGGCGCCTCCGATGCGGAGCGCCTGTGTGCCGCCGCCGGTCGCAGCCGCGAGGATGCCGAGTGGATCGCACCGCTACGCTACGCGGCTCCGCTCGCGCCGGGCATCGCGGACGACCCGACGCCCTTCCTCCGGCCGGCCGTCCTCACCGACGGCTTGGCGGCACCGCTCGCCCGCGCGTGCGCAGCCCAGCGTGAGCTCCTGGCGCGCCATGATCCCGCGTGGCTGCTGGTCGAGCTCGCCGGCGGCTTGTGGGTGCCGATGCCCGGTGGCAGCTGGCAACCATCGTGGATCACCGCGCTCGCCGACGACGTGATCGTGATCGCGCGCGCGGGCCTGGGCACCATCAACCATTGTCTGCTCACCATCGATGCCCTGCACGCGCTCGGGCTCGAGCCGCGCGGCGTCATCCTCTGCGAGTGCGTCGCCCCCGATCCCTCGAACGAGCACAACGCGGCAGTCATCACCGCTGCCCGGGCCATACCCGTCGTCGGCACGCTGCACCACCGCCGCGACGACGACGATCTGCTCACACCCTTGCTGCGCGCACTCGCGTGA
- a CDS encoding tRNA modification GTPase encodes MAARTTLVGIATGTPDGGVAIVRLSGPRALEIAASMGASVGDDRRLVQRRLALGGVTREPALVVGMLGPHSFTGEDVVEFHVHAGAVNVEEVVAACLKHGAVAAGPGEFTRRAFESGRLTLEQAEGIAALIGAQTQAAVDQARRLVAGELGREVEALVEAVEGLRAEIEAHLDFPEDIGDVDVSRWRIELGGLRARVQTWLDRYAAGLRARSRSRVVLAGPPNAGKSTLFNALLGYPRALVSAQPGTTRDYVEAELTVGRHRCVLVDTAGMHEAVDAIERAGIERTAAQLDGADVVLWIEAADAEPVASPELAVPTLQVESKRDLGCRRAAWIGVASDRGEDLDALRSRLATCFDGDADAAWIGLERHRDRAREAAQELALADASCGAPELAAFHLRAAQQRLDEIVGRSSLGPVGEAVLARIFERFCIGK; translated from the coding sequence GTGGCTGCGCGGACGACCCTGGTCGGCATCGCGACCGGCACGCCCGATGGCGGCGTGGCGATCGTGCGGCTGTCGGGGCCGCGGGCGCTCGAGATCGCGGCGTCGATGGGCGCATCGGTCGGTGACGACAGGCGGCTCGTGCAGCGCCGCCTCGCGCTCGGTGGCGTCACGCGAGAGCCGGCGTTGGTGGTGGGCATGCTGGGCCCGCACTCGTTCACCGGCGAGGACGTGGTCGAGTTCCACGTGCACGCCGGTGCGGTGAACGTCGAGGAGGTCGTGGCCGCGTGCCTGAAGCACGGCGCAGTGGCGGCGGGACCCGGCGAGTTCACACGACGCGCATTCGAGTCGGGGCGGCTCACGCTCGAGCAGGCCGAGGGCATCGCAGCACTCATCGGCGCGCAGACACAGGCGGCGGTGGATCAGGCGCGGCGATTGGTCGCCGGCGAGCTCGGCCGCGAGGTGGAGGCGTTGGTCGAGGCGGTGGAGGGGCTGCGCGCGGAGATCGAGGCGCACCTCGACTTTCCCGAGGACATCGGCGACGTCGACGTGTCGCGCTGGCGTATCGAGCTGGGTGGGCTGCGCGCGCGCGTGCAGACCTGGCTCGATCGCTATGCCGCAGGGCTGAGGGCGCGCTCGCGTTCGCGGGTCGTGTTGGCGGGCCCGCCGAACGCCGGCAAGAGCACGCTGTTCAACGCGTTGCTCGGGTATCCACGGGCGTTGGTCTCGGCGCAGCCGGGCACGACACGGGACTACGTCGAGGCCGAGCTCACCGTGGGGCGGCATCGCTGCGTGTTGGTCGACACCGCGGGCATGCACGAGGCCGTCGATGCGATCGAGCGCGCGGGCATCGAACGAACCGCCGCGCAGCTCGATGGTGCCGACGTGGTGCTGTGGATCGAGGCCGCAGACGCCGAACCGGTCGCGTCGCCGGAGCTGGCGGTCCCGACGCTGCAGGTCGAGAGCAAGCGTGACCTCGGATGTCGGCGGGCGGCGTGGATCGGCGTCGCGAGCGATCGCGGCGAGGACCTCGACGCGTTGCGATCGCGACTCGCGACCTGCTTCGACGGCGACGCCGACGCGGCTTGGATCGGTCTCGAGCGACACCGCGATCGAGCCCGCGAGGCCGCGCAGGAGCTGGCGCTCGCCGATGCGTCGTGTGGCGCGCCGGAGCTGGCGGCGTTTCACCTGCGCGCGGCGCAGCAGCGGCTCGACGAAATCGTTGGGCGCTCGTCGTTGGGGCCGGTCGGCGAAGCCGTGCTCGCGCGGATCTTCGAGCGCTTCTGCATCGGCAAGTGA